The proteins below are encoded in one region of Cyclopterus lumpus isolate fCycLum1 chromosome 8, fCycLum1.pri, whole genome shotgun sequence:
- the tecra gene encoding very-long-chain enoyl-CoA reductase isoform X3 — protein MDVLALEAKSVNGSEPEKKSSSRPKPKPPKKAKRIVYFEVEIVDLKTKEKLLLLDKVEPTATVLDIKALFHKSYPKWYPARQSLRLDPKSKCLRDEEILQTLPVGTTASFYFRDLGPQLTWGTVFLTECVGPLVIYLMFYFHLPFIYSPKYDFTSSKHWVVHLACICHSFHYIKRILETMFVHRISHGTMPLKNIFKNCGYYWCSAAWMAYYINHPLYTTPYYGQMQFCQIGNFSIHVALRNLKPPGSKVKKIPYPTKNPFTWIFWLVSCPNYTYEVGSWIGFTVMTQCVPVAFFTLVAFIQMTVWARGKHCSYVKEFRDYPTLRSSILPFIL, from the exons ATGGATGTACTCGCCTTAGAGGCCAAGAGTGTAAATGGATCAGAGCCCGAGAAGAAGTCTTCATCGCGGCCAAAACCGAAACCTCCCAAAAAGGCCAAAAGGATTGTTTACTTCGAGGTGGAGATCGTGGACTTAAAGACTAAAgagaaactgctgctgctggataaG GTGGAGCCAACGGCCACCGTTTTGGATATCAAAGCTTTATTTCACAAATCAT ATCCAAAGTGGTATCCAGCCAGACAGTCCCTGCGTTTGGATCCAA AGTCAAAGTGTCTCAGGGATGAAGAAATTCTGCAGACACTTCCTGTGGGAACCACAGCCAGCTTTTACTTCAGGGATCTAGGACCCCAGCTCACATGGGGGACG GTGTTCCTGACAGAGTGTGTAGGCCCACTGGTCATCTACTTAATGTTCTACTTCCACCTTCCCTTCATCTACTCTCCCAAATATGACTTCACCAGCAGCAAGCACTGGGTCGTACA CTTGGCCTGCATATGTCACTCCTTTCACTACATCAAGAGGATCCTGGAGACAATGTTTGTCCATCGCATCTCCCATGGGACCATGCCtctcaaaaacatatttaag AACTGTGGCTATTACTGGTGCTCCGCAGCTTGGATGGCCTACTACATTAACCACCCTCTCTATACCACACCCT ATTACGGGCAGATGCAG TTCTGTCAAATTGGGAATTTTTCCATCCATGTTGCTCTCCGTAACCTCAAACCACCAG GTTCTAAAGTGAAGAAGATTCCTTACCCTACAAAGAATCCCTTCACATGGATCTTCTGGCTGGTGTCTTGTCCGAACTACACGTACGAG GTGGGCTCCTGGATCGGCTTCACAGTGATGACGCAGTGCGTGCCCGTGGCTTTCTTCACCCTTGTGGCCTTCATCCAGATGACTGTGTGGGCCAGAGGAAAACACTGCAGCTACGTAAAGGAGTTCAGAGATTATCCGACCCTGCGCTCCTCCATACTGCCCTTCATCCTGTAG
- the tecra gene encoding very-long-chain enoyl-CoA reductase isoform X1, which yields MDVLALEAKSVNGSEPEKKSSSRPKPKPPKKAKRIVYFEVEIVDLKTKEKLLLLDKVEPTATVLDIKALFHKSYPKWYPARQSLRLDPKSKCLRDEEILQTLPVGTTASFYFRDLGPQLTWGTVFLTECVGPLVIYLMFYFHLPFIYSPKYDFTSSKHWVVHLACICHSFHYIKRILETMFVHRISHGTMPLKNIFKNCGYYWCSAAWMAYYINHPLYTTPYYGQMQVNTGLYVSLFCQIGNFSIHVALRNLKPPGSKVKKIPYPTKNPFTWIFWLVSCPNYTYEVGSWIGFTVMTQCVPVAFFTLVAFIQMTVWARGKHCSYVKEFRDYPTLRSSILPFIL from the exons ATGGATGTACTCGCCTTAGAGGCCAAGAGTGTAAATGGATCAGAGCCCGAGAAGAAGTCTTCATCGCGGCCAAAACCGAAACCTCCCAAAAAGGCCAAAAGGATTGTTTACTTCGAGGTGGAGATCGTGGACTTAAAGACTAAAgagaaactgctgctgctggataaG GTGGAGCCAACGGCCACCGTTTTGGATATCAAAGCTTTATTTCACAAATCAT ATCCAAAGTGGTATCCAGCCAGACAGTCCCTGCGTTTGGATCCAA AGTCAAAGTGTCTCAGGGATGAAGAAATTCTGCAGACACTTCCTGTGGGAACCACAGCCAGCTTTTACTTCAGGGATCTAGGACCCCAGCTCACATGGGGGACG GTGTTCCTGACAGAGTGTGTAGGCCCACTGGTCATCTACTTAATGTTCTACTTCCACCTTCCCTTCATCTACTCTCCCAAATATGACTTCACCAGCAGCAAGCACTGGGTCGTACA CTTGGCCTGCATATGTCACTCCTTTCACTACATCAAGAGGATCCTGGAGACAATGTTTGTCCATCGCATCTCCCATGGGACCATGCCtctcaaaaacatatttaag AACTGTGGCTATTACTGGTGCTCCGCAGCTTGGATGGCCTACTACATTAACCACCCTCTCTATACCACACCCT ATTACGGGCAGATGCAGGTGAATACAGGACTTTACGTTTCCTTG TTCTGTCAAATTGGGAATTTTTCCATCCATGTTGCTCTCCGTAACCTCAAACCACCAG GTTCTAAAGTGAAGAAGATTCCTTACCCTACAAAGAATCCCTTCACATGGATCTTCTGGCTGGTGTCTTGTCCGAACTACACGTACGAG GTGGGCTCCTGGATCGGCTTCACAGTGATGACGCAGTGCGTGCCCGTGGCTTTCTTCACCCTTGTGGCCTTCATCCAGATGACTGTGTGGGCCAGAGGAAAACACTGCAGCTACGTAAAGGAGTTCAGAGATTATCCGACCCTGCGCTCCTCCATACTGCCCTTCATCCTGTAG
- the tecra gene encoding very-long-chain enoyl-CoA reductase isoform X2 translates to MDVLALEAKSVNGSEPEKKSSSRPKPKPPKKAKRIVYFEVEIVDLKTKEKLLLLDKINLSSMPSVKFLSISTDPKWYPARQSLRLDPKSKCLRDEEILQTLPVGTTASFYFRDLGPQLTWGTVFLTECVGPLVIYLMFYFHLPFIYSPKYDFTSSKHWVVHLACICHSFHYIKRILETMFVHRISHGTMPLKNIFKNCGYYWCSAAWMAYYINHPLYTTPYYGQMQVNTGLYVSLFCQIGNFSIHVALRNLKPPGSKVKKIPYPTKNPFTWIFWLVSCPNYTYEVGSWIGFTVMTQCVPVAFFTLVAFIQMTVWARGKHCSYVKEFRDYPTLRSSILPFIL, encoded by the exons ATGGATGTACTCGCCTTAGAGGCCAAGAGTGTAAATGGATCAGAGCCCGAGAAGAAGTCTTCATCGCGGCCAAAACCGAAACCTCCCAAAAAGGCCAAAAGGATTGTTTACTTCGAGGTGGAGATCGTGGACTTAAAGACTAAAgagaaactgctgctgctggataaG ATAAATCTCTCGAGCATGCCAAGCGTAAAGTTCCTCTCCATTTCGACAGATCCAAAGTGGTATCCAGCCAGACAGTCCCTGCGTTTGGATCCAA AGTCAAAGTGTCTCAGGGATGAAGAAATTCTGCAGACACTTCCTGTGGGAACCACAGCCAGCTTTTACTTCAGGGATCTAGGACCCCAGCTCACATGGGGGACG GTGTTCCTGACAGAGTGTGTAGGCCCACTGGTCATCTACTTAATGTTCTACTTCCACCTTCCCTTCATCTACTCTCCCAAATATGACTTCACCAGCAGCAAGCACTGGGTCGTACA CTTGGCCTGCATATGTCACTCCTTTCACTACATCAAGAGGATCCTGGAGACAATGTTTGTCCATCGCATCTCCCATGGGACCATGCCtctcaaaaacatatttaag AACTGTGGCTATTACTGGTGCTCCGCAGCTTGGATGGCCTACTACATTAACCACCCTCTCTATACCACACCCT ATTACGGGCAGATGCAGGTGAATACAGGACTTTACGTTTCCTTG TTCTGTCAAATTGGGAATTTTTCCATCCATGTTGCTCTCCGTAACCTCAAACCACCAG GTTCTAAAGTGAAGAAGATTCCTTACCCTACAAAGAATCCCTTCACATGGATCTTCTGGCTGGTGTCTTGTCCGAACTACACGTACGAG GTGGGCTCCTGGATCGGCTTCACAGTGATGACGCAGTGCGTGCCCGTGGCTTTCTTCACCCTTGTGGCCTTCATCCAGATGACTGTGTGGGCCAGAGGAAAACACTGCAGCTACGTAAAGGAGTTCAGAGATTATCCGACCCTGCGCTCCTCCATACTGCCCTTCATCCTGTAG